GTCCCCTGTCTGGAGCCAGCTTGGAGACACATTGAGCGCCTTGCAAAACCTGGCGATGAAATCAGCGTTCGGGCTGGTCTTCTCCAGCTCGTAATTTGAAAGCGTGTTTTTACCGATACCGAGAAG
This is a stretch of genomic DNA from Deltaproteobacteria bacterium. It encodes these proteins:
- a CDS encoding XRE family transcriptional regulator; amino-acid sequence: MERNGIGHRLRVARGVLSQAEVGKLLGIGKNTLSNYELEKTSPNADFIARFCKALNVSPSWLQTGD